The following is a genomic window from Rutidosis leptorrhynchoides isolate AG116_Rl617_1_P2 chromosome 8, CSIRO_AGI_Rlap_v1, whole genome shotgun sequence.
TCACTTCTACTTAAACATATCTACTTCACTAAATAAACTATAACCATTTTGCCTTAACATGTCTCGTGTTTCTTCCTTTCTTTCACTGTTCTTATTTTCCTCCCTCTTATTTTCTACCCATTCTCAACCATTAATCCATGGCACTTGTGAACTCTGCTCTCAACAAGATCCAGTTGTGAATTACCATTTTTGCACCTCGTCACTCGAATCTGCTTCTGGAAGTCGTCACACCGATATCCAAGGCCTTGGTAAGATCTCCATTAAACTAACACACAATAACTTGACCGATACAAGGTCTCACATCAAACGGCTATTAAAAAATGATCAAAACTCTTATATTAAAATGCGGTTAGAAGATTGTCTTGAGCTTTACTCTGATGCTATAGTTGATATTAAACGTGCCTTGAAAAGTTACAAGTTAGAGCGATATAATGAGGCAAATATTTTGTTAAGCTCGGTTATGGATGATGCTACCACTTGTGAGAATGGATTTCAAGAGAAGCGTAATGCTGTTTCGCCGTTGACAAGAAGAAACAATGGGACTTTTGAATTATCTGCGATTGGGCTTTCGATTATTCATATTCTTCAACTTGGTGATTACTTATCTTAAGTGAGTAGAACATGTATGATCATAGAGTTAAATAAGGTAATTTTTGCTTTGTTAATCATTTAGTATCTAAATCATCATTATTGTTACCTTAACAACGGGCTTATAGCTTAGTGGTATGTGACGAGCCCGCACTTCAACCAAGAGGTTGACCTCGTAGCAGGCATGTATATATTTGTGGAATAAATTTGTGTTGGGTGTGTAAGTTTTCcttaataaaaatcattattattacattTGTTTGTTTAAAGTATCGATCGATTGGTGAATTACACATTCTCCTTTAATTATCATAACATAATATCATCGGTTGTTTAGAGTAGTTTGTTTGATTTATTTCAATGTTGATATAGTTGGCAAGTCAATTATATTGTAGGAACTAACTAACGTATTGATGGTCGGATCATATCGATTTAATTTGATTTTCTGTATTCGcccaaaaaatataataaaaataaatgaacTATTTTCACAGTTTTGTAAAAAAACGAATTTATCTGTGTATCTGGTACATTTTAACGTTTATATGTTTTTGTGAacttaatagaaataataaaaattggtCAATTTGCTTAATTGTTGTGTAAAAAACTGTGTGTTAACTTGAATTATAGTGTTTGGATCTTAAATATTAAGAACACGAGAAGTAATGATCGAGTTACGAAAACACTTTCAAATAAAACAATAAGatactttttactttataattgaaataaataatacagagtaaataaaataaatactttTGATTAATATCAAAAAGATTATaagttttaaaataatataaaaataaataaatacgttaCGATCTTAATCCATCTCCTGATTAGTGACAGTTGACTAAGTATAATGCTAATGTATTACTACTTGTAACCGGTGTGTTCGCCTGATTTTCGACACCAACACACCATAGCGCGGGCAGAGGCGGTTCTATGTGGGGTCCGGGGATGTGTGTGTTAAAATTTTGGATGTTTCGACTTCGTCTTCGGTGGATTTTtttcccaaaacctacatattttgccccaaaatcttcaaattttgtccaaaattcTCCAAATTTTACCCAAAGCCTTCAAATTTTGCctacaaaccttcaaattttatccaaaaacctCAATATTCTGCCTAAAAACATCCAATTTTTGCCCCAAAAACTCCGTATTTTATCCAAAAAAGTTtatacggttttaaaaaaaaaattcacctccGGTGAAGTAAAATCCTGCTACCACCACTGAGCGTGGGTGAAAGTAGACGTAATGGATGTTTCGGTAATTTCACTTATGTTGGTAATTTCACTTATGTTGTTGGGGATAACAAATCATCATAGACAATTAGACATACGTCACCTATCATGAAGTAtcatctacttttttttttttaatagcgaTTGAGATTACCCGAGGGggtactaaaccacccgttgcgatcatctcccgtttcgactataccgatgcagcgataataaccctactccatcgctgcccgggagaaaaaattgaaaccgatccaagggcacggccaagtaaaaccctcaTCCCCTTTACCCCCAAATGATATGAGAAAGGtgacatgggtggatacttcatgacaTGGATGACATTGTGTTTTAAAcaatgtagccaacgggggtcgaactcctgacctcccttaaaggaggcaggccaccaaccgctagACCACATAACAACTTCAAGTGAAAGTTGCCGTCATTTTAGGAACTATACAGCTAAAAGTAGATACTATAGTTGTAAAATTTGGAAACGTGAAAAATGATGTCGGGCTTTGTGTATCATTTCACGTGTTTAGTTAGGATATATGGAAATTGCGTCATCCATACTATCAAACCATTTCAATGTCAAGTATGCGACACCTAACTATTTTACGTTGACTTCAATATAATTTGCATCATATGGTTGTCATACCTTAAGTATATTGTAACTTATAAAAAGTAAAAACTGTTAACAAAACCACAAATACGACAAGAACTTGAATCAAGCAAAAGACGCACGGTAATTGTTTCATTTTCTTGTTCGAAGCTCAATTCAAGCATTACAATCCTGAACAGATCAATCTGGACTATGGCGTTCAAGTTACTCAAATTCATGAAACTATATGGCTTGTGGGGTGTAAGAAGCTCTAGAATAAAGTGTAGTGAAATTAATATGTTTGGTTTAAGGACAGTGGAATGGGTATTAAATAGATACCTGTTATTTCAGTTAAACCCAAACCGATATAGGACAACGGGTTTCACACCCGTTCTCAGTATAGACGTAATAGgaagaataatgatgatgattacagATGTATACATTTCTGCAAATAATATCATCTCCAAAGATTTGAAGTTGTTaagaaacaaaaaaataacaaAAGCAAACTTAATCAAGATTGTCGCCAACAACCCCTTCGTTAAACTTAAAAAGGCGTGACATAAATTAGGTCACAAATCCAATGTCTCGCGGAATAACAAGCACAAAGCTTGAGCATGTTCATGAATGATACAATTATAACAAACACACAAAGGTTGATGAAAGCACAAAtgcttctaattttattttccagcTCAAATTTAGGAAAACTTCAACTTATAAAGTAAAACTTGAGATTTTTAGCTAGCCATTGGATGGTTATATACATACTCAATTGCAAGTGCACATGAGTCGATCTTGTCAGCTTCTTTGTCTGGAATCTCCAATTTGAACTCTTCTTCGATAGCCATTATGAGCTCCACATTATCTAAGCTGTCCAACCCCAAATCTTTTTGGAAATGAACTTCGGGAGTCACCTGCAAATGATTACGAATAAGTATGTCTTAAGATAGTTTTCATCGACAATTTGTAACTTCATAACAAATTCAATTATCAGATGCAATTTTGCAATGTTTGTTCCTTTAAATGTTATCGAATGGACGAGCCCTTCTGGAATCCCTTATATTAATTCAATAAAATCACTATATGGATAGGCATATATTAGCATATAGTAGAAATTATTATCCTTCCAGAGAGATATAAGGCCAAATTTCAACTAGGCTTGAACAGGGTTTCAGCTGAAATTGAGACTACAACAATCTTTCAAATTTATTTAAAGTTTTAGAGTTTAGGTGGTTAACATGTGAAGTTAATTCTTGATGATGTACTTTTTCATCATCAATATTTGTATCTGTTCCATCACTAAATTCAACACAATTTTATGTACACTGCACATTTACATTTTACTGTATGGGGCAGGATCAATatggggaagtaactaatcggggggaagcggagggaagcaaaattttgtttttttttttttttttcgttttttttgaatttttttttttccggcatcaagatcacacgaaaatatgaacatttagaagagacacttcgtgatgaatgttattatttaggcgggaaaacgatcgacaaaaataatattcaagataatattgttcgtgaagaataagaacattttttttccatgttttgtgaagtaaaatttagcccgatttagagtttagggtttagggtttagggtttggtgttttgggtttatataaacccaaaacaccaaaccctaaaccctaaaccctaaactctaaaccgttcgtgttaaaaactcgatctaaatcctaaatttaaaccctaaatctaaaccctaaaccctaaatttctaaaccctaatatctaaaccctataaaccctaatatctaaatcctaatatctaaaccccaatagctaaaacctcaaaatacgctcgaaaaacacgataattgttatatattacttcttcgagcgttttcccaccaaaataaaaacatttatcacaaagtgtctctactaaatgttcatattttcatctcatctataatgttcgtgaacgaagttttttcaaaaaacgaagaaaaaaaaaactttttgcttccccccgattggttacttccctcttgatcctaccctttACTGTATAATATAAGAAAACTAAGGGACTAAAGTTACAATTGTGGAAAAAATGACAGCTAAATGACAGTTTAGAGTAAGAGTTCACACAAAATTGTGTGATCAGCTGCAATTTAAAGATAGAACTTTAGTTTACTTTTACTAACAATAAATCGGACAGAAACGAGAACCTCTTTCATCCAGATTGAAATCGGGCCAAGTAAAGAATATGGAATGTAAGTAGACACTAGATGCTACACACACAAGTACATATGTGTCGTAAGAAGTTCAATAAGCCTACGCACAGGTGTATGCACAAGCAGATTATCGACGTCATGAAATCAGACACTATTATTTATCCTTTTTATTGATTTTTACCTGATAGCTTAGAATACTCAAAAGGAGATTTCTTTATAACAGAACAAATAATAGTCATTACTACGAAGGTGAGTCTATATTATTGAGTTTGTAACTCGGTAATTTTTTCACTTAACGGTATAAGGTTTCAAAGAAGATGTAAGCGATAACATAACGCCTCAATGCATAACACACCATTTCATCATTACTGGAACAAACAACGAAACCCTATTTCCAAATTACCTACAGCATCAATTAAGTATTACAATAAACAAATTGAATCTAGTAACAACACATTTTACATACACAAACTAACATCTTAATCACTGATACAATAATATTTTGAATAATATGGCAAAAAAGCACTTAGTTAAGCCATTTACCTCAAATCAAATCCATAAAACAACCACTTCAAATATCATTTCCAGATGTACAAAATTCAAACTCATTAGAACCTAAACTGAACATGATATTATTAACAAGTAACTACATAATCAGCTCAATGATTGAAGTAGCAAAAACTAGCTAAACACACCAGTTCAAATCAGTAACTAACAGTTTTATTTCACAATTAAaattcatcaaaaaaaaaaaaaaaaaaaaaaaattcattaagATTAAAAGCTAATCTTAAACTAGTTCCCTAGGTATTAAATTAGGTCACACATAAATTAAGTAACTTCAGCTAATTAACCGAAATTCATAACTAAAAGCTAAATTAAACATAAATTGATAAAACAATCAAATTCAATATACCTTAGAAGGATCAACTTTCGGAAAACTTTTAACGATATCGAGGATTCTATCAATAACTTGAGTTTTTTCGAGATGATCGTCGTGAGATGACATTGAACGCACGGCGGTGGTACGGTGGATCCATGATGGTGTTAGAAGCTTAGATCCGTTAGCCACCACCGGGATCCGTACGTGCCCTAGAATTGCTCTTCTCAAAGCAGAcgccatttttttttaatttttcttcacACCTTCTTTGATTCTTTGATAGTAATAAATTCAGTGTATGAAGTGAAAAATAAATTGGATTTAAAGTGATGTGAAATATtccatttcaaaaaaaaaaaaaaaaaaaaaaaaaaaaaaccatccaACAATTTACTTAAAATTAAAGTAAAAGACCAATTAAAACGCGACAATCATTTATTCTCACAATTAATCAAAACTACAAAATGTGGTTCACATGTAATTTAATTGCTTACCCCTTAATCCTAAACCATATATGCAAGGTTTAGGGTctactttagaaattagggtttagtaattagggtttaggatttaccgagtttagaaattagggtatagAAATTGGTGTTTggaaattagggtttaaatttagggtttagattgagcttttaacacgaacga
Proteins encoded in this region:
- the LOC139862410 gene encoding acyl carrier protein 1, mitochondrial-like; this translates as MASALRRAILGHVRIPVVANGSKLLTPSWIHRTTAVRSMSSHDDHLEKTQVIDRILDIVKSFPKVDPSKVTPEVHFQKDLGLDSLDNVELIMAIEEEFKLEIPDKEADKIDSCALAIEYVYNHPMAS
- the LOC139864790 gene encoding putative invertase inhibitor, which produces MSRVSSFLSLFLFSSLLFSTHSQPLIHGTCELCSQQDPVVNYHFCTSSLESASGSRHTDIQGLGKISIKLTHNNLTDTRSHIKRLLKNDQNSYIKMRLEDCLELYSDAIVDIKRALKSYKLERYNEANILLSSVMDDATTCENGFQEKRNAVSPLTRRNNGTFELSAIGLSIIHILQLGDYLS